The following proteins are co-located in the Polymorphospora rubra genome:
- a CDS encoding ABC transporter ATP-binding protein, which translates to MSTLASGNTAATDPAKGPYLQVKDLRVQFNTEDGVVRAVDGISFSVERGRTLGIVGESGSGKSVTSLSILGLHNAKRTKISGEIEVGGRNVVGMNEEQVRRLRGRDMAMIFQDPLSALHPYYKVGRQIAEAYKVHHPSASKAEANKRAVEMLDRVGIPQPQKRANAYPHEFSGGMRQRAMIAMALVNDPDLLIADEPTTALDVTVQAQILDLLEDLQKEFNSAIIMITHDLGVVAQVADDVLVMYGGRAVEFGSTEQVLRRPQHPYTWGLLASVPSLHGDADAELVPIKGNPPSLINLPSGCAFNPRCRYAGRNGDRSFTEVPELRQVQERGHLVACHLSEADRKRYYAEDIAPSAGVAQ; encoded by the coding sequence ATGAGTACTTTGGCCTCCGGCAACACCGCCGCCACCGACCCGGCGAAGGGCCCGTACCTCCAGGTCAAGGACCTGCGGGTGCAGTTCAACACCGAGGACGGCGTGGTCCGCGCGGTCGACGGCATCTCGTTCTCGGTGGAGCGCGGCCGTACCCTCGGCATCGTCGGGGAGTCCGGCTCCGGCAAGTCGGTCACCAGCCTGTCCATCCTCGGCCTGCACAACGCCAAGCGCACCAAGATCTCGGGCGAGATCGAGGTGGGCGGCCGCAACGTCGTCGGGATGAACGAGGAACAGGTGCGGCGGCTGCGTGGCCGGGACATGGCAATGATCTTCCAGGATCCGCTGTCGGCTCTGCATCCCTATTACAAGGTGGGGCGGCAGATCGCCGAGGCGTACAAGGTGCATCACCCGTCGGCGTCCAAGGCCGAAGCCAACAAGCGGGCCGTCGAGATGCTCGACCGGGTCGGCATCCCGCAGCCCCAGAAGCGGGCCAACGCCTACCCGCACGAGTTCTCCGGCGGCATGCGCCAGCGCGCGATGATCGCGATGGCCCTGGTCAACGACCCGGACCTGCTGATCGCCGACGAGCCGACCACCGCGCTCGACGTGACCGTGCAGGCGCAGATTCTGGACCTGCTCGAGGATCTCCAGAAGGAGTTCAACTCCGCGATCATCATGATCACCCACGACCTCGGCGTGGTCGCCCAGGTCGCCGACGACGTCCTGGTGATGTACGGCGGCCGGGCGGTCGAGTTCGGGAGCACCGAGCAGGTGCTCCGTCGGCCGCAGCACCCGTACACCTGGGGTCTGCTCGCCAGCGTGCCGTCCCTGCACGGTGACGCCGACGCGGAACTTGTGCCGATCAAGGGCAACCCGCCGTCGTTGATCAATCTGCCGTCCGGGTGTGCGTTCAACCCCCGGTGCCGGTACGCCGGACGCAACGGCGACCGCTCCTTCACCGAGGTGCCGGAGCTGCGCCAGGTTCAGGAGCGCGGTCACCTGGTGGCCTGCCACCTGTCCGAAGCCGACCGGAAGCGGTACTACGCCGAAGACATCGCACCGTCCGCGGGGGTGGCGCAGTGA
- a CDS encoding ABC transporter permease yields MLRFLIKRLLLGAMTLILVSIVGFALFFMVPSSPAYVMCGKNCSPERIAQVNESLGLDRPAHQQYADFVKGVFVGRTIVDATTVRECPAPCLGYSFRGREPVTDMMKRSFPVTASVVGGAMVIYLTVGVGLGMISALRKGTLFDRGAIALSLGFASTQIYTLGFLLLLLLVYTLGVLPNPSYTPITQDPVAWASGLLLPWITLGLINSAAYARFSRAQMVETLSEDFVRTARAKGLPNRTVNGRHALRAAITPIVTIAGLDLGVQLGGVLITESVFSLNGIGRAAVEAVGELNLPVVMATVLIAAFFIVTMNIIVDMLYAVIDPRVRLG; encoded by the coding sequence ATGCTCCGTTTCCTGATAAAGCGTCTGCTCCTGGGAGCAATGACGTTGATCCTGGTCTCGATCGTGGGCTTCGCGCTCTTCTTCATGGTGCCGTCGAGCCCGGCGTACGTCATGTGTGGCAAGAACTGCTCGCCGGAGCGGATCGCGCAGGTCAACGAGAGCCTCGGGCTCGACCGTCCGGCCCACCAGCAGTACGCGGACTTCGTCAAGGGTGTCTTCGTCGGCCGTACCATCGTCGACGCCACCACCGTCCGCGAGTGCCCCGCACCGTGCCTCGGCTACTCGTTCCGTGGTCGCGAGCCGGTCACCGACATGATGAAGCGCTCCTTCCCGGTGACGGCGAGCGTCGTCGGTGGAGCGATGGTCATCTATCTGACCGTCGGCGTCGGACTGGGCATGATCTCCGCGCTGCGGAAGGGAACCTTGTTCGACCGGGGCGCCATCGCACTCTCGCTCGGCTTCGCCTCGACCCAGATCTACACCCTCGGGTTCCTGTTGTTGCTGCTCCTGGTCTACACCCTGGGCGTGCTACCGAACCCGTCATATACCCCGATAACCCAGGACCCAGTAGCTTGGGCGAGTGGTCTGCTGCTGCCGTGGATCACCCTGGGCCTGATCAACTCGGCAGCCTACGCCCGGTTCTCCCGGGCCCAGATGGTCGAGACGCTGTCGGAGGACTTCGTCCGTACCGCCCGGGCCAAGGGGCTGCCGAACCGCACCGTCAATGGCCGGCACGCGCTGCGCGCCGCCATCACCCCGATCGTGACGATCGCCGGCCTGGACCTCGGTGTCCAGTTGGGCGGTGTGCTCATCACCGAGTCGGTCTTCAGCCTGAACGGCATCGGCCGGGCGGCGGTCGAGGCGGTGGGCGAGCTCAACCTGCCGGTGGTCATGGCCACGGTGCTCATCGCGGCCTTCTTTATCGTGACGATGAACATCATCGTCGACATGCTGTACGCCGTCATCGACCCGCGTGTCCGGCTCGGCTGA
- a CDS encoding ABC transporter substrate-binding protein, translating into MRRKLGALSAGVLAVALVATGCSETTDSEDGNGEAVVQTGTIATDPAESQGPAKEVPGATKGGVVKILHESEFAHLDPQKIYVSDALSFATQFARTLTGYKEDGTGKLRLVGDLATNAGEDVNSDCKTWKYTLKDGLKFDDGSPITAQDVVYGISRSFDPDWGDGPLYLQQWLADSTEYNTTYKGPFQSAGAQVPGVTVEGNTITFTFAKPRCETPYAVAMPTTAPVPAAKDTKADYDLKPVSSGPYMIQEHQYDQFINLVRNPHWDAATDPIRNAYPDGIRVEFGTNAETASNRIIANAPDDQSAIMWSNVPAANLPKTQSGEVAERVAKGPSQYVEYLYINNLRVTDLKVRQALNYAVDRDALIKQTGGIHSFGASLMSPTLSGYKDYNAYDGGQTGDVEKAKELLGGQTVKLTYAFPNTAAHQNRAALYKEMLAKAGFDIVLNPLDSATYYATVGTKTNQFDLIRGGWGADWPSAATVFPALFDGRSIRDTGNNNLAYFNAEDVNTEIDRIQTLPVAEAEGAWQALDEKIMREHAPVVPLWYIGNYEMFGSKIGGTFLSDSFGHLTLNTIFVKP; encoded by the coding sequence GTGCGACGGAAGCTTGGAGCGCTCTCTGCCGGCGTTCTGGCGGTCGCTCTGGTTGCCACGGGTTGCTCGGAAACCACCGATTCCGAGGACGGCAACGGAGAAGCTGTAGTCCAGACCGGCACCATCGCGACCGACCCCGCCGAGTCCCAGGGCCCGGCGAAGGAGGTTCCCGGCGCCACCAAGGGTGGCGTCGTCAAGATCCTCCACGAGTCCGAATTCGCGCACTTGGACCCGCAGAAGATCTACGTGTCCGACGCGCTGTCCTTCGCGACCCAGTTCGCCCGGACGCTGACCGGCTACAAGGAGGACGGCACCGGCAAGCTGCGGCTGGTCGGCGACCTCGCCACCAACGCCGGTGAGGACGTCAACAGCGACTGCAAGACCTGGAAGTACACGCTCAAGGACGGCCTGAAGTTCGACGACGGATCGCCGATCACCGCGCAGGACGTGGTCTACGGCATCTCGCGCTCGTTCGACCCGGACTGGGGCGACGGCCCGCTGTACCTCCAGCAGTGGCTGGCGGACAGCACCGAATACAACACCACCTACAAGGGCCCGTTCCAGTCGGCCGGCGCGCAGGTTCCGGGCGTCACCGTCGAGGGCAACACCATCACCTTCACCTTCGCCAAGCCGCGGTGCGAGACCCCGTACGCGGTGGCCATGCCGACGACCGCTCCGGTCCCGGCGGCGAAGGACACCAAGGCCGACTACGACCTCAAGCCGGTCTCCTCGGGTCCGTACATGATCCAGGAGCACCAGTACGACCAGTTCATCAACCTGGTTCGTAACCCGCACTGGGACGCGGCCACCGACCCGATCCGCAACGCCTACCCGGACGGCATCCGGGTCGAGTTCGGCACCAACGCCGAGACCGCGTCCAACCGGATCATCGCGAACGCGCCGGACGACCAGTCGGCGATCATGTGGTCGAACGTGCCGGCGGCCAACCTGCCGAAGACCCAGTCCGGTGAGGTTGCCGAGCGGGTCGCCAAGGGCCCGTCGCAGTACGTCGAGTACCTCTACATCAACAACCTGCGGGTGACCGACCTCAAGGTCCGCCAGGCGCTGAACTACGCGGTGGACCGGGATGCGCTCATCAAGCAGACCGGTGGCATCCACTCCTTCGGCGCCAGCCTGATGTCGCCGACCCTGTCCGGCTACAAGGACTACAACGCCTACGACGGCGGCCAGACCGGTGACGTCGAGAAGGCCAAGGAACTGCTCGGCGGCCAGACCGTCAAGCTGACCTACGCCTTCCCGAACACCGCCGCCCACCAGAACCGGGCCGCGCTGTACAAGGAGATGCTGGCCAAGGCGGGCTTCGACATCGTGCTGAACCCGCTGGACTCGGCGACCTACTACGCCACGGTCGGCACCAAGACCAACCAGTTCGACCTGATCCGTGGTGGCTGGGGTGCTGACTGGCCGAGCGCCGCGACGGTCTTCCCGGCGCTGTTCGACGGTCGTTCGATCCGTGACACCGGTAACAACAACCTCGCGTACTTCAACGCGGAGGACGTCAACACCGAGATCGACCGGATCCAGACGCTCCCCGTCGCCGAGGCGGAGGGTGCCTGGCAGGCGCTCGACGAGAAGATCATGCGGGAGCACGCCCCCGTCGTTCCGCTCTGGTACATCGGCAACTACGAGATGTTCGGTTCGAAGATCGGCGGGACGTTCCTCAGCGACTCGTTCGGTCACCTGACCCTCAACACCATCTTCGTCAAGCCGTAA
- a CDS encoding ABC transporter permease: MSSTTSPPGMQPVGDGMTGSAMEVGSPTDAPKTTAEERNFVGRSPGQLAWLRLKRDKTAIFSFSLVVFFVVLAIAAPLIEMFYGVSPTQNHSDKLNRQGFPLGYAGGMSSEHWLGLQGGSGRDVFMQLVYGLRTSLLIASAAAVITVVVGVVMGIVAGYFGGWIDQAITWLVDFMLAFPFLIFALAVIPIVNLYFYQPGEEVPGWFRIAVIIGVFSLFGWMSTARLVRGQVLSLREREYVDAARAAGARTPHILFRQLLPNIWAPVLVTFSLALPAFITAEAALSFLNIGVIEPTPDLGRLVYAAREYLEPMPTYFLWPALTVFLLVLAFNLFGDSLRDALDPKSDK, from the coding sequence ATGAGCAGCACCACCTCTCCGCCCGGCATGCAGCCCGTCGGTGACGGGATGACAGGCTCGGCGATGGAGGTCGGTTCCCCGACCGACGCGCCCAAGACCACCGCCGAAGAGCGGAACTTCGTGGGGCGGTCGCCAGGGCAGCTCGCGTGGCTACGGCTCAAGCGCGACAAGACGGCCATCTTCAGCTTCTCGCTCGTCGTCTTCTTCGTGGTCCTCGCGATCGCCGCGCCGCTCATCGAGATGTTCTACGGGGTTAGCCCGACCCAGAACCACAGCGACAAGCTCAACCGGCAGGGCTTCCCGCTCGGCTACGCCGGCGGCATGTCCAGCGAGCACTGGCTGGGGCTCCAGGGCGGCAGCGGCCGCGACGTCTTCATGCAGCTCGTCTACGGCCTGCGCACCTCGTTGCTCATCGCCTCGGCGGCAGCGGTCATCACCGTCGTGGTCGGTGTCGTGATGGGTATCGTCGCCGGCTACTTCGGCGGCTGGATCGACCAGGCGATCACCTGGCTCGTCGACTTCATGCTCGCCTTCCCCTTCCTGATCTTCGCGCTCGCGGTCATCCCGATCGTCAACCTCTACTTCTACCAGCCGGGCGAAGAGGTCCCGGGGTGGTTCCGGATCGCGGTGATCATCGGGGTCTTCTCGCTCTTCGGGTGGATGTCGACGGCCCGGCTGGTCCGCGGCCAGGTGCTCTCGCTGCGCGAGCGGGAGTACGTCGACGCGGCCCGCGCCGCTGGCGCGCGCACCCCGCACATCCTCTTCCGCCAGCTTCTGCCCAACATCTGGGCGCCGGTCCTGGTGACCTTCTCGCTGGCGCTGCCCGCCTTCATCACCGCCGAGGCCGCCCTGTCGTTCCTCAACATCGGCGTGATCGAGCCGACGCCCGACCTGGGCCGGCTGGTCTACGCGGCGCGTGAATACCTGGAGCCGATGCCGACCTACTTCCTGTGGCCGGCACTGACGGTGTTCCTCCTCGTGCTCGCCTTCAACCTGTTCGGCGACTCGTTGCGTGACGCGCTCGACCCCAAGTCGGACAAGTAG
- a CDS encoding response regulator produces the protein MTDQQATGAADAGGDTPRRLRVFLVDDHAMFRAGVRAELGAHVDVIGEASTVAEALTRIAAAEPDVVLLDVHMPDGGGRAVLEALRRTHPQVRFLALSVSDAAEDVIGLIRAGARGYVTKTISPDDLAAAIRRVADGDAVFSPRLAGFVLDAFAARPDTPVADPELDQLTNREREVLRLLARGYAYKEIAKELFISIKTVETHVSNVLRKLQMSNRYELSRWAADRRLV, from the coding sequence ATGACCGACCAGCAGGCGACGGGCGCGGCGGACGCCGGCGGCGACACCCCGCGGCGGCTGCGCGTGTTCCTCGTCGACGACCACGCGATGTTCCGGGCCGGGGTACGCGCCGAACTCGGCGCCCACGTCGACGTGATCGGCGAGGCGAGCACGGTGGCCGAGGCGCTCACCCGGATCGCCGCCGCCGAGCCCGACGTGGTGCTGCTCGACGTACACATGCCGGACGGGGGTGGCCGGGCGGTGCTGGAGGCACTGCGGCGTACCCATCCGCAGGTCCGGTTCCTCGCCCTCAGCGTGTCGGACGCGGCCGAGGACGTGATCGGGCTGATCCGGGCCGGTGCCCGGGGCTACGTCACCAAGACCATCTCACCGGACGACCTGGCCGCGGCGATCCGCCGGGTCGCCGACGGTGACGCGGTGTTCAGTCCGCGGCTGGCCGGCTTCGTGCTCGACGCGTTCGCCGCCCGGCCCGACACCCCGGTCGCGGATCCGGAGCTGGACCAGCTCACCAACCGTGAGCGCGAGGTGCTGCGGCTGCTGGCCCGCGGGTACGCGTACAAGGAGATCGCCAAGGAGCTGTTCATCTCGATCAAGACGGTCGAGACGCACGTGTCGAACGTGCTGCGCAAGCTCCAGATGTCCAACCGTTACGAGCTGTCCCGCTGGGCCGCCGACCGCCGGCTGGTCTGA
- a CDS encoding PspC domain-containing protein, with translation MPTPAAMPAPRPMPAPAAMPPPVPAAMPPAGQASAGQAPGTAGGTGTTPPTQTPPAAAPPPADPATAAGPPPSGGSVPPPAGPPPGGPPPGGTGGPPPGGPPPWGQGPARGAFATRYGLVRPRDGRYLAGVCAAIGRATNTDPILWRVLLAVLGFFGGIGILVYVAAWLLIPSEGDTASPVESMLGRGRSSMSPVTVIVLGVLIAVMFGFIVTDSFRAVMLGTAILIGGALLLNRNSAGSPPDSRTDGAVPPGGGGPVPPYAGPAPVFPPGPVPPVPPAGGPPQAMYPPAPPGTPAGPLPPSLTKPAATPAPPDFTKPQTTVPVGPGSPAAGYPPPSPYVSEVAPPQPGGPDRTAPTAVLPPVWPTGPAAPVPAPPAGGYRPPFAPHGPYAGTGPFPPVPPKPVNLPKPPKPPKERSPLGAATFSMIFVVLGLLAMLHVAGVFAPSPSAYFAAVLATIALGLLVGAWLGRARWLIALGLVAAAALGFTSMVESFNDGRPHGDVVVWSPASHDALATRYSSPFGDSTLDLRSVDFSGQNTEITVDVNIGTVTVLVPPQVDVVAVTSVGVGDARVFGQRWSGIDSNNREVRDLGADGAGGGDLRLFVNINAGDVEVRR, from the coding sequence ATGCCTACACCCGCGGCCATGCCGGCACCGCGCCCCATGCCCGCGCCGGCGGCCATGCCGCCGCCTGTGCCGGCGGCCATGCCGCCTGCCGGGCAGGCGTCCGCCGGGCAGGCGCCGGGCACCGCCGGCGGGACCGGCACGACACCGCCCACCCAAACACCACCCGCTGCCGCGCCGCCGCCCGCCGATCCGGCGACCGCCGCCGGACCACCGCCGTCCGGTGGCAGCGTTCCACCCCCCGCCGGCCCACCACCCGGCGGTCCACCACCCGGCGGCACCGGGGGCCCGCCGCCCGGCGGCCCGCCACCCTGGGGGCAGGGGCCTGCGCGCGGCGCCTTCGCCACCCGGTACGGCCTGGTCCGCCCCCGCGACGGCCGCTACCTCGCGGGCGTGTGCGCCGCGATCGGCCGTGCCACGAACACCGACCCGATCCTGTGGCGGGTGCTGCTGGCCGTACTCGGTTTCTTCGGGGGCATCGGCATCCTGGTGTACGTCGCCGCGTGGCTGCTCATCCCGTCCGAGGGTGACACCGCGTCGCCGGTCGAGTCGATGCTCGGCCGCGGGCGGTCGAGCATGTCGCCGGTGACGGTGATCGTGCTCGGCGTCCTCATCGCGGTGATGTTCGGCTTCATCGTGACCGACTCGTTCCGGGCCGTGATGCTCGGCACGGCGATCCTCATCGGGGGTGCGCTGCTGCTCAACCGCAACAGCGCCGGGTCGCCGCCGGACAGCCGGACGGACGGGGCGGTACCGCCGGGTGGGGGCGGCCCGGTGCCGCCGTACGCCGGTCCGGCACCGGTGTTCCCGCCGGGTCCGGTACCGCCCGTGCCGCCCGCCGGCGGGCCGCCGCAGGCCATGTACCCACCGGCGCCCCCCGGCACGCCGGCCGGGCCGCTGCCGCCCAGCCTCACGAAACCGGCGGCCACACCGGCCCCGCCCGACTTCACGAAGCCGCAGACCACGGTCCCGGTGGGGCCGGGCTCCCCCGCCGCGGGCTACCCGCCGCCGTCGCCGTACGTGTCGGAGGTGGCCCCGCCGCAGCCGGGCGGCCCCGACCGCACCGCGCCGACCGCCGTACTGCCGCCGGTGTGGCCCACCGGGCCGGCGGCCCCGGTACCGGCTCCGCCGGCGGGCGGCTACCGGCCACCGTTCGCGCCGCACGGCCCGTACGCGGGGACCGGTCCGTTTCCACCGGTGCCACCGAAACCGGTGAACCTCCCGAAACCACCCAAGCCACCGAAGGAACGGTCACCGCTCGGCGCCGCCACCTTCTCGATGATCTTCGTGGTGCTCGGCCTGCTGGCAATGCTGCACGTGGCAGGCGTGTTCGCACCGAGCCCCTCCGCGTACTTCGCGGCGGTGCTGGCCACCATCGCGCTCGGCCTGCTCGTCGGCGCCTGGCTCGGCCGGGCCCGGTGGCTGATCGCTCTCGGCCTGGTCGCCGCCGCGGCGCTCGGCTTCACCTCGATGGTCGAGTCGTTCAACGACGGCCGTCCGCACGGCGACGTCGTCGTCTGGAGTCCGGCCTCGCACGACGCGTTGGCCACCCGCTACTCGAGCCCCTTCGGGGACTCCACCCTCGACCTGCGGTCGGTGGACTTCAGCGGGCAGAACACCGAGATCACCGTCGACGTCAACATCGGAACGGTCACCGTGCTCGTGCCGCCCCAGGTCGACGTGGTGGCCGTGACCAGCGTCGGCGTCGGCGACGCGCGGGTCTTCGGCCAGCGCTGGAGCGGCATCGACAGCAACAACCGCGAGGTACGCGACCTCGGCGCCGACGGTGCCGGCGGGGGCGACCTGCGGCTGTTCGTGAACATCAACGCCGGCGACGTGGAGGTCCGTCGATGA
- a CDS encoding phosphatidylserine decarboxylase has protein sequence MTESPAVRATGQRGPVRVGERAARTLTTELARHQAPKSALLVDASPDSAVLAAAIDALLPGDALTLVPTEAGRAAALREHVTEQGRWVADRVSVVDSLAEADPADVVMVAEPLAGTAEETRTTLDTLTKHLTDGAVLAVAVPALPGATPGAAAELDRQGALFGVGTDLVLRNQPPLRVYRLRFTAADPAAADKLTPAYRPSSVPLTRGMHIDSNGVAAAGIALGLAALSRVSRPKSKLWLVPALAAVPVAAFFRDPERDVPEDASAVVAASDGKVLSVERLRDERFGDQEFLRIAVFLSVLDVHVNRAPVAGKVVDYFVADGGFAAAMKPDAEHNVAAYTVLDTSRGTVVVAQRTGLIARRIVQRAPVGSLLARGERFGLIRFGSRTDVYLPAESAEPLVAPGDRVLGGSSVIARWS, from the coding sequence ATGACCGAGTCCCCCGCCGTACGCGCGACCGGCCAGCGCGGTCCGGTCCGCGTCGGCGAGCGCGCCGCCCGGACCCTGACGACCGAACTCGCCCGGCACCAGGCGCCGAAGAGTGCCCTGCTGGTCGACGCGTCGCCCGATTCCGCGGTGCTGGCCGCGGCGATCGACGCGCTGCTGCCCGGCGACGCGCTCACCCTGGTGCCCACCGAGGCAGGTCGGGCCGCCGCGTTGCGGGAGCACGTCACGGAGCAGGGCCGGTGGGTCGCCGACCGGGTGAGCGTGGTCGACTCGCTCGCCGAGGCCGACCCGGCCGACGTGGTGATGGTCGCCGAACCCCTCGCCGGCACCGCCGAGGAGACCCGGACCACGCTGGACACGCTGACCAAGCACCTGACCGATGGTGCGGTGCTGGCGGTCGCCGTACCGGCGCTGCCCGGCGCGACGCCCGGCGCGGCCGCCGAACTGGACCGGCAGGGTGCGCTCTTCGGGGTCGGCACCGACCTGGTGCTGCGCAACCAGCCCCCGCTGCGGGTCTACCGCCTCCGGTTCACCGCGGCCGACCCGGCCGCCGCCGACAAGCTGACGCCGGCGTACCGGCCGTCGAGCGTGCCGTTGACCCGGGGCATGCACATCGACTCCAACGGCGTGGCCGCGGCCGGGATCGCGCTGGGCCTGGCGGCCCTGTCGCGGGTGAGCCGGCCGAAGTCGAAGCTGTGGCTGGTGCCGGCGCTGGCCGCCGTACCGGTCGCGGCGTTCTTCCGCGACCCGGAGCGGGACGTGCCCGAGGACGCGTCGGCCGTCGTGGCGGCCAGCGACGGCAAGGTGCTCTCGGTCGAACGGCTGCGCGACGAACGCTTCGGCGATCAGGAGTTCCTTCGGATCGCGGTGTTCCTGTCGGTCCTGGACGTGCACGTCAACCGGGCCCCGGTCGCCGGCAAGGTGGTCGACTACTTCGTCGCCGACGGCGGCTTCGCGGCCGCGATGAAGCCGGACGCCGAGCACAACGTGGCCGCCTACACGGTGCTCGACACCAGCCGGGGCACGGTGGTGGTCGCGCAGCGGACCGGCCTGATCGCCCGCCGGATCGTGCAGCGGGCGCCGGTCGGTTCGCTGCTGGCCCGCGGTGAGCGGTTCGGCCTGATCCGCTTCGGTTCGCGGACCGACGTCTACCTGCCGGCCGAGTCCGCCGAGCCGCTCGTGGCACCCGGCGACCGGGTGCTGGGAGGTTCATCGGTCATCGCCCGCTGGAGCTGA